One Rissa tridactyla isolate bRisTri1 chromosome 1, bRisTri1.patW.cur.20221130, whole genome shotgun sequence DNA segment encodes these proteins:
- the ARF5 gene encoding ADP-ribosylation factor 5 — protein sequence MGLTVSAIFSRIFGKKQMRILMVGLDAAGKTTILYKLKLGEIVTTIPTIGFNVETVEYKNICFTVWDVGGQDKIRPLWRHYFQNTQGLIFVVDSNDRERVQESAEELQKMLQEDELRDAVLLVFANKQDMPNAMAVSELTDKLGLQTLRSRTWYVQATCATQGTGLYDGLDWLSHELSKR from the exons atgggccTCACGGTCTCCGCCATCTTCTCCCGCATTTTCGGGAAGAAGCAGATGCGGATCCTGATGG TGGGGCTGGACGCTGCCGGCAAGACCACCATCCTCTACAAGCTGAAGCTGGGTGAGATCGTCACCACCATCCCCACCATCG gcTTCAACGTGGAGACGGTGGAATACAAGAACATCTGCTTCACCGTCTGGGACGTGGGCGGCCAGGACAAAATCCGACCCCTCTGGAGGCACTACTTCCAAAACACGCAG GGTCTCATCTTCGTGGTGGACAGCAATGACCGAGAGCGAGTGCAGGAGTCTGCCGAGGAGCTGCAGAAGATG CTGCAGGAGGACGAGCTGCGGGATGCCGTCTTGCTGGTGTTTGCCAACAAGCAGGACATGCCCAACGCCATGGCGGTGAGCGAGCTGACCGACAAGCTGGGGCTGCAGACGCTGCGCAGCAGGACC TGGTACGTGCAGGCAACGTGTGCGACCCAGGGCACGGGGCTCTACGACGGGCTGGACTGGCTATCGCACGAGCTCTCCAAGCGCTAG
- the PAX4 gene encoding paired box protein Pax-4, producing the protein MQHRGPSGVNQLGGLFVNGRPLPACKRKRIIELAACGVRTSDISRSLKVSNGCVSKILGHYYRTGAVEPKATGGSKPRVATPEVVARIAQLKLEQPSLFAWEIRRQLRAEGTCATNGTLSVSSINRVLRNLPSDLRLAAQRGFAKDPPPRASPPTAPSSPRPPGCRSPAEAGAAVTLGTQHPPQGSASGRQPPPSSQHRNRTVFSSQQSEALEKEFQRGQYPDTVTRERLAAATRLPDTTIRVWFSNRRAKWRREAKQKLEAGGAAPPGRPRQLAAAPPRSQSRSQPGSQRLPRPPGPTAPLHLRPLRLGRRLLR; encoded by the exons ATGCAACACCGAG GACCCAGTGGCGTGAACCAGCTGGGGGGGCTCTTCGTGaacggccgccccctccccgcctgcaAGAGGAAGAGGATCATCGAGCTGGCGGCATGCGGCGTCCGGACCTCCGACATCTCCCGCAGCCTCAAG GTGTCCAACGGCTGCGTCAGCAAGATCCTGGGCCACTACTACCGGACGGGGGCCGTGGAGCCCAAGGCCACCGGCGGCAGCAAGCCCCGCGTGGCCACCCCCGAGGTGGTGGCCAGGATCGCCCAGCTGAAGCTGGAGCAGCCCTCGCTCTTCGCCTGGGAGATCCGCCGGCAGCTGCGCGCCGAGGGCACCTGCGCCACCAACGGGACCCTCAGC GTCTCCTCCATCAACCGGGTGCTGAGGAACCTGCCCAGCGACCTGCGGCTGGCGGCCCAGCGGGGCTTTGCCAAGGACCCGCCGCCACGGG CGTCCCCTCCcaccgccccctcctccccgcgaCCCCCGGGCTGCCGCTCGCCCGCTGAAGCCGGTGCTGCCGTCACCCTGGGGACCCAGCACCCTCCCCAGGGCTCCGCGtccggccggcagcccccgccgagCTCCCAGCACAGGAACAGGACCGTCTTCTCCAGCCAGCAGtcggaggccctggagaaag AGTTTCAGAGGGGACAGTACCCCGACACCGTCACCCGGGAGAGACTGGCCGCAGCCACCCGGCTGCCCGACACAACCATCAGG gtCTGGTTCTCCAACCGAAGGGCGAAGTGGAGGCGGGAGGCCAAGCAGAAGCTGGAGGCTGGCGGTGCAG CAcctcccggccgcccccgccagcTCGCCGCAGCCCCTCCGCGGTCACAGTCACGGTCACAGCCAGGGTCTCAgcgcctgccccggccccccggccccactGCACCTCTGCACCTCCGGCCCCTGCGCCTGGGACGACGCTTGCTGCGGTAA